The Zygosaccharomyces rouxii strain CBS732 chromosome G complete sequence genome contains a region encoding:
- the RAD55 gene encoding putative DNA-dependent ATPase RAD55 (weakly similar to uniprot|P38953 Saccharomyces cerevisiae YDR076W RAD55 Protein that stimulates strand exchange by stabilizing the binding of Rad51p to single-stranded DNA involved in the recombinational repair of double-strand breaks in DNA during vegetative growth and meiosis forms heterodimer with Rad57p): MDIGIPLSQLASQHPISTGCEPLDSSLEGGFKPGCIYEIYGPPGSCKEILLKNVLNSSSRDRIKNKKHRNLVIQTHKPILYSRLGNHNNHNNTTYTTRITKFSQLLRFLQLREDKGEEEQKQHKQDYTVLVIDGFAQLLVDHTNFSRRSTAATTATITTTPNAGSDYTTKRLNLLLSVLTRYATRHHTIVILVNHSMVIQREHSPNPNTSSNFLVTNALKKGVLTSALEWGNALSGKDAIGSRLLKFRLGLFWDWDRNSNNSNHKGSTTCKHISSRRPTIVVLQGGGSRPDGKLPEGTGTTTSTIAYELNDSDYGYYTDDDNDVFAVRSYEDQQDQQRHQQRELEVEHTTIQDSQ; encoded by the coding sequence ATGGACATCGGAATACCACTTTCACAGCTTGCATCACAGCATCCCATTTCAACAGGTTGCGAACCCCTGGATTCATCACTAGAAGGTGGATTCAAACCGGGATGTATCTATGAAATTTACGGTCCGCCGGGGTCCTGTAAAGAGATCTTGCTTAAAAATGTTTTGAATTCATCCTCGAGAGATAGgatcaagaacaagaagcaCAGGAACTTGGTGATTCAAACGCACAAACCAATACTCTATTCGCGCCTTGGCAACCATAACaatcataataatactaCATACACGACCCGCATTACAAAGTTTTCACAGCTATTACGTTTCCTGCAGCTCCGCGAGGAcaaaggagaagaagaacaaaaacaaCATAAACAAGACTATACTGTATTGGTAATTGACGGTTTCGCGCAGCTACTTGTGGATCAtacaaatttttcaaggaGATCAACCGCTGCCACCACTGCCACCATCACGACTACACCGAATGCCGGTTCCGACTATACTACCAAGAGATTGAATTTACTATTGTCCGTCTTAACCAGATACGCTACTAGGCATCATACTATTGTCATTTTAGTGAATCACAGTATGGTTATACAACGCGAGCATAGCCCTAACCCTAATACTAGCAGTAATTTTCTTGTCACTAATGCGTTGAAAAAAGGTGTATTAACGAGTGCCCTAGAGTGGGGGAATGCGCTTAGTGGAAAGGACGCCATCGGTAGTagattgttgaaatttcgTTTGGGACTCTTTTGGGATTGGGACCGAAACTCTAACAACAGCAACCACAAGGGTTCTACAACTTGTAAGCATATCAGTAGTCGTAGGCCGACCATTGTAGTTCTACAAGGAGGGGGATCCCGCCCAGATGGTAAGCTTCCAGAAGGAACAGGAACCACAACCTCAACAATAGCATATGAACTCAATGATAGTGATTATGGCTATTACACCGACGACGACAATGACGTATTCGCCGTCCGTAGTTACGAAGATCAGCAAGACCAGCAACGGCACCAGCAGCGTGAGCTGGAGGTGGAGCACACAACCATTCAAGATTCTCAGTAA
- the SED1 gene encoding Sed1p (some similarities with uniprot|Q01589 Saccharomyces cerevisiae YDR077W SED1 Isolated as a suppressor of an erd2 deletion mutant (ERD2 is the HDEL receptor that sorts ER proteins) SED1 encodes a cell wall protein.) produces the protein MKFTDILSLGLVSSVALGQRFSNSSSIATSGSGSSTVPVSSSVSSAPESTETVASTEVVTAFTTYCPEATSIVTNGKTYTVTAPTTLTITDCPCTLTHSKSSAPSESGSSSAPESTSTSYVTSTEVVSTLTTYCPEPTTLVTNGATHTVTAPTTLTITDCPCTLTHTKPHSSAAPSSSSASPSGTGAAAPSEFTSAAESTSTQYITSTEVVSTLTTYCSAPTTITTNGATHTVTAPTTLTISDCPCTVTHTKPHSSAAPSSSSASPSGTGAAAPSESTSAAESTSTQYITSTEVVSTLTTYCSEATTLTTNGATHTVTAPTTLTITNCPCTVTHTKPHSSAAPASSAPASSAKGTTEATQSTSAPGTTSPGKTEATHAESSAPASTETHGTAAPGKTEATPKTEASPKTEASPKTEASPKTEASPKTEASPKTEASPKTEASPKTEASPKTEATPKTEATPATSAPAAPHGTAAPAPGSSAAPAPAPGSSAAPAPGSSAAPAPGSSAAPAPAPQGTAAPASGAEVTVTASPSETEVVQTHWTTETNTVTSEQTVTAPATTFTSNGASFTATPPAPVTVTVTECGCTPGAPAPAGTAAPAQGASAAPAGSAAPQGTAAPAPGAPAPAGSAAPQGTAAPAPGAPAPAGSAAPQGTAAPAPGAPAPAGSAAPAPAPAAPSTSVETTYCSAPTTLTHAGQTTVVSTPGTVTLTHTVTPSGTGAAAPYPSANGSAPATVTNAPTHTTEVVSTLTTYCSEATTVVTNGKTYTVTAPTTLTITDCPCTVTHTGNSTVAPTVATTTPAGNGSAPATVTNAPTHTTEVVSTLTTYCSEATTVVTNGKTYTATGPTTLTITDCPCTLTHGGNSTVAPTVATTTPAGNASAPATSAPVETGNSTSVAAPTSAPVETGNSTSVAAPTSAPVETGNNTSVAAPTSAPAETNSTSVAAPTESSASAPVSSTETPSSAESSTSATVAPTASGYSNGSSPMSGSVRNAVNTGYSISVTSNAANRLGAGSLFGLAGMVMMML, from the coding sequence ATGAAGTTTACCGATATTTTGTCTTTAGGACTTGTGTCCTCAGTCGCATTAGGTCAGAGATTTTCTAACTCTTCCTCAATTGCCACATCTGGTTCTGGTTCCAGTACCGTCCCAGTAAGCTCATCTGTTTCTAGTGCTCCAGAAAGTACTGAAACTGTCGCTTCAACAGAAGTGGTTACCGCTTTCACCACTTACTGCCCAGAAGCTACTTCCATTGTCACCAATGGTAAGACTTACACTGTCACTGCTCCAACCACTTTGACTATCACTGACTGTCCATGTACTTTGACTCACAGCAAGAGCTCTGCTCCAAGTGAATCTGGTTCCTCATCTGCTCCAGAATCTACTTCCACCAGTTACGTGACTTCTACTGAAGTGGTTTCAACTTTGACTACCTACTGCCCAGAACCAACTACTCTAGTGACAAACGGTGCTACTCACACTGTGACTGCACCAACTACATTGACTATCACTGACTGTCCATGTACTTTGACTCACACCAAGCCACACAGCTCTGCTGCCCCAAGCAGCAGTTCTGCTTCTCCATCTGGTACCGGTGCCGCAGCTCCATCTGAATTCACTTCTGCTGCTGAATCTACTTCTACTCAGTACATCACTTCAACTGAAGTGGTTTCAACTTTGACTACCTACTGCTCTGCACCAACTACCATCACTACCAACGGTGCTACTCACACTGTGACTGCACCAACTACATTGACTATCAGTGACTGTCCATGCACTGTTACTCACACCAAGCCACACAGCTCTGCTGCCCCAAGCAGCAGTTCTGCTTCTCCATCTGGTACCGGTGCCGCAGCTCCATCTGAATCCACTTCTGCTGCTGAATCTACTTCTACTCAGTACATCACCTCAACTGAAGTGGTTTCAACTTTGACTACCTACTGCTCTGAAGCTACCACCCTCACCACCAACGGTGCCACTCACACTGTGACTGCCCCAACTACGTTGACTATTACGAACTGTCCATGTACCGTGACTCACACCAAGCCACACAGCTCTGCTGCACCAGCATCTAGTGCTCCAGCTTCTTCTGCCAAGGGTACGACCGAGGCTACCCAATCTACCAGCGCTCCAGGTACCACTTCTCCAGGTAAGACCGAGGCTACCCACGCTGAGTCTTCTGCTCCAGCTTCCACTGAAACTCATGGTACCGCTGCTCCGGGCAAGACCGAAGCTACTCCAAAGACTGAAGCTTCTCCAAAGACTGAAGCTTCTCCAAAGACCGAAGCTTCTCCAAAGACCGAAGCTTCTCCAAAGACCGAAGCTTCTCCAAAGACTGAAGCTTCTCCAAAGACTGAAGCTTCTCCAAAGACTGAAGCTTCTCCAAAGACTGAAGCTACTCCAAAGACCGAAGCTACTCCAGCTACCTCTGCTCCAGCAGCTCCACACGGTACTGCTGCTCCAGCTCCAGGTTCTTCTGCTGCTCCAGCTCCAGCTCCAGGTTCTTCTGCTGCTCCAGCTCCAGGTTCTTCTGCTGCTCCAGCTCCAGGTTCTTCTGCTGCTCCAGCTCCAGCTCCACAAGGTACCGCTGCTCCAGCTTCCGGTGCTGAAGTTACCGTCACTGCTTCTCCATCTGAAACCGAAGTTGTTCAAACTCACTGGACCACCGAAACTAACACTGTCACCTCTGAACAAACCGTCACTGCTCCAGCTACCACTTTCACTTCTAACGGTGCTTCATTCACCGCTACTCCTCCAGCTCCAGTGACTGTTACCGTGACTGAATGTGGTTGTACTCCAGGTGCTCCAGCTCCAGCTGGTACTGCTGCTCCAGCTCAAGGTGCTTCTGCTGCTCCAGCTGGTTCTGCTGCTCCTCAAGGTACTGCTGCTCCAGCTCCAGGTGCCCCAGCTCCAGCTGGTTCTGCTGCTCCTCAAGGTACTGCTGCTCCAGCTCCAGGTGCCCCAGCTCCAGCTGGTTCTGCTGCTCCTCAAGGTACTGCTGCTCCAGCTCCAGGTGCTCCAGCTCCAGCCGGTTCTGCTGCTCCAGCCCCAGCTCCAGCTGCTCCATCTACCTCTGTTGAAACCACTTACTGTTCTGCCCCAACCACTTTGACTCACGCTGGTCAAACCACTGTTGTGTCAACTCCAGGTACTGTCACTCTCACTCACACTGTGACTCCATCTGGTACTGGTGCTGCAGCTCCTTACCCATCTGCTAACGGTTCAGCTCCAGCAACTGTCACCAATGCACCAACTCACACTACTGAAGTTGTTTCTACTTTGACTACTTACTGTTCTGAAGCTACCACCGTTGTCACCAACGGTAAGACTTACACCGTTACTGCTCCAACCACTTTGACCATCACTGACTGCCCATGCACTGTGACTCACACTGGTAACAGCACTGTTGCACCAACTGTTGCTACAACTACCCCAGCCGGTAACGGTTCAGCTCCAGCAACTGTCACCAATGCACCAACTCACACTACTGAAGTTGTTTCTACTTTGACCACCTACTGCTCTGAAGCTACTACTGTTGTCACCAACGGTAAGACTTACACTGCAACTGGTCCAACCACTTTGACTATCACTGACTGCCCATGCACTTTGACTCACGGTGGTAACAGCACTGTTGCACCAACTGTTGCTACAACTACCCCAGCTGGTAACGCTTCTGCTCCAGCAACTTCTGCTCCAGTTGAAACCGGTAACAGCACTTCTGTTGCTGCACCAACTTCTGCTCCAGTTGAAACCGGTAACAGCACTTCTGTTGCTGCACCAACTTCTGCTCCAGTTGAAACCGGTAACAACACTTCTGTTGCTGCACCAACTTCTGCTCCAGCTGAAACCAACAGTACTTCTGTTGCCGCCCCAACTGAATCCAGTGCTTCCGCCCCAGTTTCTTCTACCGAAACTCCATCTTCTGCTGAATCATCTACCAGCGCTACCGTCGCCCCAACTGCCTCTGGTTACAGCAACGGTTCTTCTCCAATGAGTGGATCTGTTAGAAACGCCGTTAACACCGGTTACTCTATTAGTGTTACCTCTAACGCCGCTAACAGATTGGGCGCTGGCTCCTTGTTCGGCTTAGCTGGTATGGTTATGATGATGCTATGA
- the VHC1 gene encoding Vhc1p (similar to uniprot|P38329 Saccharomyces cerevisiae YBR235W Hypothetical ORF), giving the protein MSGITGSQPQETEEHTSLLAPSSTRRKYFNYDYQSTTPVQRKVSSKYDPENPNKDKLGTYDGVFVPTALNVLSILMFLRFGFLLGQLGLICALGFLILSYAINLLTTLSISAISTNGTVRGGGAYYMISRSLGPEFGGAIGLVFFLGQVFNGGMNAVGVIEPILYNFGHSLPYEPPAAIWEILPRGRWVEFGYATVILLLCLAVALVGSQTVSRAGNFLFCILATSTAFIPISTLIMKPFQHGDMIYTGPSWETFKGNLLPHLTKGAAGSLLKGKETLNDLFGIMFPATAGIFAGAGMSSELRKPSKSIPKGTLWGLLFTFICYTFVAISMASSIPRQTFYRDVQVIQSVSAGPWIILMGELATSLFSTIMGLVGAAYVLEAIANDSIIPGISIFHKKPLAALLFTWALTQSCLFLDVNKIAVFITMTFLMTFAVMNLACFLLVISSAPNFRPSFKYFDRFTAFTGALMSTAAMFVVDGISASAVILGMTILFIVIHYLCPPKPWGDVSQSLIYHQVRKYLLRLRQDNIKYWRPQILLLVDNPRTSWNLIKFCNNLKKGGLYILGHVTVTDNFQEQFQELRKQQKAWMSIRELTKIKAFVQIGTGPSLPWGVRNVFLGSGLGGMRPNITVLGFFDLKHHHEVSGNESISSQTNAANWGERLPTDDCKNENKIRVQQWVEILEDLSLMHSNIAIAHGFQKLNTDELNNQEEPEEKKCIDLYPIQMCAKMKVQSDSPSVVTTNFDTYTLILQLGAILVTVPEWKRTHRLRVILFVEKHLDRSEELRRMQNLLAVLRIEAEVLVVALDQFRVYNTIVKGDPINFEYVNSVLKYDSWWQDLVEARNTLKPKRRFSTIDTLQNKPVNVKPQPQKYKLSKLQRLGVSFTMSSSMPHNASFLSDSLDDDTEVGSIRDTSPSIPPMKDRINYEHTRRRNNNSGRVISPSYRNVDEINKNASRPVFSSNKLPNTKVLEDQSGDKPTIVPVMESTSSTNETGTSRQQGLSDLSRNYSGDSLVTSMQNLVFNDLPSRAQHLILNDMMSQISGNSDLIFSTLPIPPLGTHQDEEASLCYVEDLHTWLQGLPAAMLINSQTMTVTTAL; this is encoded by the coding sequence ATGTCTGGAATCACTGGATCCCAGCCGCAAGAGACGGAGGAGCATACTTCGCTATTAGCTCCATCTTCAACGAGACGTAAGTATTTTAATTATGACTATCAATCTACGACACCCGTTCAGAGGAAAGTTTCCTCCAAATATGATCCTGAAAATCCTAATAAGGATAAATTAGGTACTTATGATGGTGTCTTTGTTCCGACAGCTTTAAAcgttttatcaattttaatgtttcttagatttggatttttatTAGGACAGCTTGGTCTAATATGTGCACTGggatttttgattttgagtTATGCCATTAATCTCTTAACAACGTTGAGTatttctgcaatttcaacaaatgGTACGGTTAGGGGTGGTGGTGCATACTATATGATTTCGAGAAGTCTGGGACCTGAATTTGGTGGAGCGATTGGATTAGTATTCTTTTTAGGCCAAGTCTTCAATGGTGGTATGAATGCTGTTGGTGTTATTgagccaattctttacaattttgGCCATTCATTACCGTATGAACCACCTGCCGCTATTTGGGAGATATTACCAAGGGGCAGATGGGTGGAATTTGGATATGCCACTGTGATTTTGTTACTTTGTCTAGCTGTGGCTCTCGTTGGATCTCAAACAGTTTCAAGAGCTGGTaactttttattttgtatACTTGCCACTTCCACTGCATTCAtaccaatttcaacttTAATAATGAAACCTTTCCAACATGGTGATATGATTTATACTGGTCCATCTTGGGAAACTTTTAAAGGTAACCTTCTACCGCATTTGACTAAAGGTGCTGCAGGATCTCTTTTAAAAGGTAAAGAAACGCTTAACGATTTATTTGGTATTATGTTCCCTGCAACTGCCGGTATATTTGCAGGTGCTGGTATGTCAAGTGAACTGAGGAAGCCATCTAAATCAATTCCTAAGGGAACACTTTGGGGGTTActtttcactttcatctGTTACACATTTGTTGCCATTTCAATGGCATCTTCCATTCCAAGACAAACTTTTTACAGAGATGTTCAGGTAATTCAATCTGTCAGTGCCGGTCCTTGGATTATTTTAATGGGGGAGTTGGCTACTTCTTTATTTTCTACTATCATGGGACTCGTCGGTGCTGCTTATGTACTGGAAGCCATAGCAAATGATAGTATCATTCCAGGAATATCAATTTTCCATAAGAAACCGCTGGCGGCTCTTTTGTTCACTTGGGCTTTAACTCAATCATGTTTGTTCTTAGATGTGAACAAGATTGCTGTCTTTATTACAATGACTTTCCTAATGACATTTGCAGTCATGAATTTAGCATGTTTCCTTTTAGTGATTTCATCTGCCCCCAATTTTAGAccatctttcaaatattttgatagatTCACAGCATTTACAGGTGCTTTAATGTCGACAGCAGCAATGTTTGTCGTTGATGGTATTTCAGCATCTGCTGTCATATTAGGGATGACTATCCTGTTCATTGTGATTCATTACTTATGTCCACCAAAACCGTGGGGGGACGTATCTCAAAGTTTAATCTATCACCAAGTGAGAAAGTATTTGTTAAGATTAAGACAAGATAATATCAAGTATTGGAGACctcaaattcttttgctAGTGGATAATCCTCGTACCAGCTGGAATTTAATCAAGTTCTGTAACAATCTTAAAAAAGGTGGTCTTTACATATTGGGACACGTTACGGTTACTGATAATTTCCAGGAGCAATTCCAGGAACTAagaaaacaacaaaagGCTTGGATGTCTATCAGAGAACTTACTAAGATTAAGGCATTTGTACAAATTGGAACGGGCCCAAGTTTACCTTGGGGTGTTAGAAACGTCTTTCTGGGTTCAGGTCTTGGAGGTATGAGACCCAATATTACAGTTTTAGGATTTTTCGATTTGAAACATCACCACGAAGTTTCTGGTAATGAATCAATTAGTAGTCAAACTAATGCGGCAAATTGGGGCGAAAGACTACCAACTGATGATTGTAAAAATGAGAACAAGATTAGAGTACAACAGTGGGTAGAAATTCTGGAAGATTTATCGTTGATGCATTCAAACATCGCTATTGCTCATGggtttcaaaaattgaatacGGATGAATTAAACAACCAGGAAGAGccagaagagaaaaaatgcATTGACCTATATCCCATTCAGATGTGTGCTAAGATGAAAGTACAAAGTGATTCCCCCTCTGTCGTTACAACGAACTTTGATACATATACTTTGATCTTACAATTGGGGGCTATCTTGGTGACAGTGCCTGAATGGAAACGTACACACAGATTGAGAGTTATACTGTTTGTGGAAAAGCATTTGGATAGAAGTGAAGAACTCCGGAGGATGCAAAACCTATTGGCCGTTTTAAGAATCGAAGCTGAAGTCTTGGTGGTGGCGCTAGATCAGTTCAGAGTCTATAATACGATTGTCAAAGGTGATCCAATAAATTTCGAGTACGTAAATTCAGTCTTGAAATATGATTCCTGGTGGCAAGATTTGGTCGAGGCTAGAAACACCTTAAAACCTAAACGTAGGTTTTCCACTATAGATACCCTTCAAAATAAACCTGTGAATGTGAAGCCACAACCGCAGAAATATAAGTTATCAAAGCTACAGAGGCTTGGCGTTAGCTTTACAATGAGCTCAAGTATGCCACATAACGCTTCTTTCCTCAGTGACTCCTTAGACGATGACACTGAAGTCGGATCCATCCGAGATACTTCCCCATCAATACCTCCTATGAAAGATAGAATTAACTATGAACatacaagaagaagaaataacAATAGTGGGAGAGTTATCTCACCATCCTATCGTAATGTCGATGAAATCAACAAGAACGCATCAAGGCCTGTATTTTCCAGTAACAAATTGCCCAATACAAAAGTCTTGGAAGATCAAAGCGGTGATAAACCAACCATTGTACCAGTAATGGAAAGTACGTCTTCCACTAATGAAACAGGAACCTCTAGACAGCAAGGTTTGTCAGATTTATCACGCAACTATTCCGGTGACAGTTTAGTGACATCCATGCAGAACCTAGTATTTAACGATTTACCCAGTAGGGCTCAacatttgattttgaacGATATGATGTCACAAATTTCAGGAAACTCagatttgattttttccactttaccAATCCCACCTTTGGGTACACATCAGGATGAAGAAGCCAGCTTATGCTACGTCGAAGATCTTCACACATGGCTTCAAGGACTACCTGCGGCAATGTTAATTAATTCACAAACCATGACTGTCACAACAGCTTTATAG
- the ABD1 gene encoding mRNA (guanine-N7)-methyltransferase (highly similar to uniprot|P32783 Saccharomyces cerevisiae YBR236C ABD1 Methyltransferase catalyzes the transfer of a methyl group from S-adenosylmethionine to the GpppN terminus of capped mRNA) — MTSKPEKPVWMSQEDYDRQYAPLDQLRNGPQDNRERSVSKSKSPQNEAKPMQEAGNSSQSSESTQEPKRFKIQKRRHGRFDREERQKKFELQKMREEQLKKHDIEMAASRAINVDQIVRQHYNERAFIAKKSRRNLSPIIKLRNFNNALKFMLVDKYTQKGDVVLELGCGKGGDLRKYGATDISQFIGIDISNASIQEAHKRYRSMKNLSFQVILITADCFGESLGPAVEPFPDCRFPCDLVSCQFCFHYAFESERKARRALLNVSKSLRVGGHFIGTIPDSEFIRYKLNKFGKDVEKPSWGNSIYRVTFENNEYLKNDNEFPSPFGQMYTYWLEDAIDNVPEYVVPFETLRSLADEYGMALELQMPFNKFFVQEIPRWMDRFSPKMREGLKRSDGKYGVEGDEKEAASYFYTVFVFRKVREHLED, encoded by the coding sequence ATGACTTCGAAACCTGAGAAGCCAGTATGGATGTCACAAGAAGACTATGACAGACAGTATGCTCCGTTAGATCAATTACGCAATGGCCCTCAAGATAACAGGGAGCGCAGTGTTTCTAAATCCAAGAGTCCTCAGAATGAAGCCAAACCTATGCAAGAAGCTGGTAATTCTAGCCAATCCAGTGAATCCACGCAAGAACCAAAACGTTTCAAGATTCAAAAACGAAGGCATGGTAGATTTGATCGTGAAGAGAGGcagaagaaatttgaattacAGAAGATGAGGGAGGAgcaattgaagaagcaCGATATTGAAATGGCTGCTAGCAGGGCTATTAATGTGGACCAAATTGTTAGGCAACATTACAATGAACGTGCTTTTATAGCTAAAAAATCGAGAAGAAACCTATCCCCCATTATTAAACTGAGGAATTTCAACAATGCATTGAAGTTCATGCTTGTTGATAAATATACGCAAAAGGGCGATGTGGTATTGGAATTAGGTTGTGGTAAAGGTGGTGATTTGAGAAAATACGGTGCTACTGacatttctcaatttaTCGGTATAGATATTTCCAATGCATCAATTCAAGAGGCGCATAAAAGATATCGTAgtatgaaaaatttatcatttcAAGTCATTCTTATAACTGCAGATTGTTTTGGTGAGTCTTTGGGACCCGCGGTAGAGCCATTTCCAGATTGTAGATTCCCCTGTGACCTAGTCTCCTGCCAATTTTGTTTCCATTATGCTTTTGAATCTGAACGAAAAGCTCGAAGAGCCTTATTAAACGTATCCAAATCGTTAAGAGTTGGCGGCCATTTTATCGGGACTATCCCAGATTCGGAATTTATTCGTTATAAGCTCAACAAATTTGGCaaagatgtggaaaagCCATCCTGGGGTAATTCAATCTATAGGGttacttttgaaaacaacgaatatttgaagaacGATAATGAATTTCCATCACCGTTTGGTCAAATGTATACCTATTGGTTAGAAGATGCAATTGACAATGTTCCAGAGTACGTGGTTCCTTTTGAAACCTTAAGAAGTTTGGCCGATGAGTACGGTATGGCACTAGAACTACAGATGCCTTTTAACAAGTTTTttgttcaagaaattccCCGTTGGATGGATAGGTTCTCGCCAAAGATGCGTGAAGGCCTCAAGAGGTCGGATGGTAAGTACGGTGTTGAAGGTGATGAGAAGGAAGCAGCTTCTTACTTTTATACCGTATTTGTATTCAGGAAGGTAAGGGAGCATCTTGAAGATTAA